In Gottschalkia purinilytica, the genomic stretch TAAATCAATATCATCATCATCACATTCTATAAATAATTTTCCTTGTTCTCTGTAAATTTTAGATTTTCCTAGATCCTTTATAACATTTTTTATATGTTTAATTAATTTATTCTCAAAATATGATCTATTCAATCCCTTTAATGCAATTTCTCCAAAACTAACACTTACTACCTTATCCATTTGTAATCACCTCATAGTTATTTTTCTTATTTCATCTACTGAATATTTTAGTTTTTCTATAACATAATCTAACTCTTCTAACGTATTTGAGTAAGCAAAACTAAATCTTATTGCACCTTCTATTTCTTTTTCACTTAATCCTAAAGATTTAAGCACATGACTTTTCCCTTTTCCTTTTGATGAACAAGCAGACGCTGTAGAAACATATATTCTATCTTCCTCTAGGTAATGAAGAAGTATTTCTCCCTTTATTCCCATAAAAGATATATTAAGTATATGTGGAGCACATCTTTCATCTGTTAAGCTGTTTATTTTTATATTACTAATTTCATTTTCAATTCTTTGTAAAAAATATTTCTTTAAGCTTAAAATATGTTCTCTTTCTTCTTTATGTTTACTCTTAAGTATTTCTACCGCTTTTCCTAATCCTACTATTCCTGGAGTATTTTCAGTACCTGATCTTATACCATTTTCTTGATTTCCTCCAAATATTATAGATTCTAGCTTCAAATCCTTTTTTATAAATATTCCGCCTATTCCTTTAGGACCATGAATTTTGTGTCCACTAAATGTAAATGCATCTATACCCATTTTATTTAAGTCCACATTTATTTTGCCAAAAGCTTGTATTCCATCAACATGTAATTTTATAGACTTATTTTTTCTATTAATAATATCTCTTATTTTATTTATATCTTGTACTGTCCCTATTTCATTATTTACTAACATTGTAGAAATCAAAATTGTTTTATCAGTTATTGATCTTTCTAACTGAACTAAATCAATAAATCCATATTCATCTATATCTAGGTAAGTAACTTCAAAACTTTTACTCTCATAATGTTTAAATATATTTAAAACAGAAGAATGCTCTATTTTTGTTGTAATTATATGATTTCCTTTTTTAGAATATTTGTTTACTATACCTTGAATAGCTATATTATTACTTTCTGTTCCACCTGATGTGAAAAATATTTCTTCCTTATTTACTTTTAAAAACTCAGATATTATTTTTCTTGAATTTTCAACTTTCTTTTCCACTTCAAGTCCCATTCTATGAAGAGATGATGGATTTCCATATTCCTCTTTTAACATATATATCATACATTCTATAACTTCATCTCTAGGTCTTGTAGTGGCACTATTATCTAAGTACACTTTCATCTAACCACCTCTAATTTTTAGAATACATTTAAAGCTTACCTTTTACAAGTATTATTCTATAAAAAGAATATTTTTATATCACTATAGCTTTATTTTTACTTTACTTACAAATATTCATTATATTATAGCCTATAAAATAGTTCAAAATTTTAATCCATTTAATTTTCTAAGTCTATTTTTAAATAAATATATTTTTTTATCATTCTAAGGATAAAATCAAAGAAAAATGGTTAAGTTAATTTTAATTGTCATATTAGTTATTTTTTATATTAAGATTACTATTTTTAATTTATTCTATTTTAGTGAAAAAGCTATCAGTATAATATTTTCCATATTATTGAAATTTAGCTAGCATAATAGATTAATTTATAAATTTTATTTTTTGTCGAATTTACGTGTGTTTTTCGACTTGTTTCGACTGCTTTTTATAATCTTCTTAAGTTTTTTAAATTTTTTTTATAAAAGTGTTGCATATCATGTCACTTTTTGTTATAATTTGTTTTGTGGTTATCCCCCTGGTAACCTCAAATGAGATCTCTATTCCCAATACCCCTTTTGAACGGTTTTACTATACAATCTTAGTTTAGGATTGTATAAAAAAAGACTCTACCCAGGAGTCTTTTTTTATTTATTTTTTTATGATATAACATCATAAGGAATATTTTAAATAAATCTAATAATAATTTTAAAAATTAGAATAATAACTTATAGAGTATATTTTTATAGGGGGGGTTAATTTTGAAAAATAAGATTGCTGTAGTTTTTACAGGTGGTACTATTTCAATGAAAAAAGATCCTGAATTAAATGTAGCTGTCCCAGCATTATCTGGTGATGAAATATTGTCTATGGTACCTAACATAAACGAGATAGCAGAAGTCGAAATAATTAGTTTTGGCAAATTACCAGGACCTCACATGTCTCCTATTAAAATGATGGGACTTTCTAACTTAGTAAAAAAACTTATTTCTAGAGAAGATATAACATCTGTTGTAATTACCCATGGAACTGATACATTAGAAGAAACTGCATATCTCTTAGATTTAAATATTAGAACTGAAAAACCT encodes the following:
- a CDS encoding cysteine desulfurase family protein; translated protein: MKVYLDNSATTRPRDEVIECMIYMLKEEYGNPSSLHRMGLEVEKKVENSRKIISEFLKVNKEEIFFTSGGTESNNIAIQGIVNKYSKKGNHIITTKIEHSSVLNIFKHYESKSFEVTYLDIDEYGFIDLVQLERSITDKTILISTMLVNNEIGTVQDINKIRDIINRKNKSIKLHVDGIQAFGKINVDLNKMGIDAFTFSGHKIHGPKGIGGIFIKKDLKLESIIFGGNQENGIRSGTENTPGIVGLGKAVEILKSKHKEEREHILSLKKYFLQRIENEISNIKINSLTDERCAPHILNISFMGIKGEILLHYLEEDRIYVSTASACSSKGKGKSHVLKSLGLSEKEIEGAIRFSFAYSNTLEELDYVIEKLKYSVDEIRKITMR